The genomic interval ttgcaagtgtccatactatCTGAGTCatcccttccttatcttatcttttataagagttacacctaacttactaggaatatgttcattccttaatttatctttcaatgttatactactcatccatctaagcattctcatttcgaCAACTTTTGCTTtttagatattttgtttcttcgttgttcaacattctgatccatataacataactagtcttatagctgtcctataaaactccccttttaattttaagggtattctacaatcacagagTACACTTGAatcacttctccattttactcaacctgctttaactctctatgcattacatcatcttcaatttctccttcaacttatataatagatccaaggtatcgaaatctacaagtttCCTCCTACcattattaaaattacatttcatatatttcgtcttatttctaattatcctaaagtctctagatttcaaagcttctctccataattctaactcaacctctactacATCCCTAgcttcatcaattaatacaatatcatctgcaaacaacatacaccatggaacctccttttgaatactcttagtcagttggtccatcactaaagcaaaaagataagggctcaaagcagatccttgatgtacacctacggtgattggaaattctctaatttctccatctatagtccttacactagtcattactccatcgtacatatccttaatgacattaacATACCTACTACAGACACATTTTTGTTCTAAaactcaccatagaacttccctacgtattttatcatatgttttctctaggtcaataaatatcatatgcaagtccctcttctttttcctaaacttttccattaatcttcttaaaagatatatagcttatgtggtagatctcctaggcataaaaccaaattaattgtctgagaccttcgtttctaatcttaatctttgttcaactactttttcccatagtttcatcgtatgactcataagtttaattccacgatagttattacaattttgaatatctcttttatttttgtatataggtattaaagtatttttcctccattcatctggcattttcatagtttttatatttgtattaaataaattagttaaccatataatttcgttatcacctaagcatttccaaacttcaattgggatgttatctgatcctatagctttctcatttttcatcttttctagtgcaaacttaatttcattaactctaattttgcaaataaatttcatattttgtCTTTTcctatttgattttcattaaacaacttactaaagtaacttcgacatctttctttaatgtcttcgtccttaaccaagacaatatcatcctcactttttatacattttacatttcctaagtccttactcttcttttctctagcttcagcaagtttaaatatatctctttcactaacagccttttttgcatcttttctcacctccttatacttttcaaagttatccatgtctCTACATTTTcaccacgttttataccaaattctttttgtttttacggctttttgtacatctttatcccaccatcaactttctttactatttaaGAATCTTTGTCTTGATTcaccaaaaatctattttgctatagagctagctaatctactccaaagagtatttgtaccTATCTCATCCTCTATGATCCAAtcccccatctttgatcattttatctttaaattttattatagtttctccttttaggttccaccacctagttctcccACACTggtttttttatcatttttcttccatttttaaatacatatatctaacactaacaCTCTATGCtatgtggttaggctttcacctggaataactttacaatccttacatgagaaacgatctaccctcctaattaaaaaaaaaaatctatttgacttctattttgtccacttttaaaggttattctctcttcttaaagtaagtattcattatactaaaatcatatgacatagcgaagtctaagatcatctcccctgactcatttttgtctccatatccatatcctctatgtatcctctcataatttttattatcccttccaacatgtccattcaaatctcctcctataaatattttctcggTCCTTAGTATGTCTTgcataatactatccatatcttcccaaaattgtctcttaagattttctactaagccgacttgaggagcatgagcactaatgatatttattatctattatcctaataccatcttgatttttataattcaatcccctactctatttacatcaacaacgctactttttaaatttttgtcaataataattcctactccattcttatgtttttcttttccagtgtaccaaagtttaaatcctaatttatcaatttctctaactttctcccccacccacttagtttcttgaaagcaaattatattaattcttcttctgatcattgtgtccacaatttccatacttttacccgtaagtgtccctatattccaagttactagtctaatcctagtttcctaaactaacgtctttacctacccacgtccagaatgatgcggGAACcgtcgcatatttgacaccgtacccaagcgatgacacggcgcgtcgcttcagggtgatgacctagcccaccctcgcccacttttcgctacacccgggtgaTACAAGTGCAACGTGTCGCTTGTAGGGGACgtcccagcaaatattcggtaatgattcatatcatagtactctgacaaattttacgctaactgtcagctacctaacgcaaccctcctcctttacccaggCTTGGGACcgactgtgtgtgaaaaaattaggacattaaatGCATCACAGGCGAAGTTAAAAATGGAGGAATTAAAATCCAAAGCATAAATGTAAAGATTCTTCTCCAGCAGGGTGGTAACACCCACAGAACAGGCATCCAAGCAAAGTGCCTGTAACTATAAACTGCTGATAATATCAATGCGAAATGAGTTTGTAGAAAACAGGATAATGATTGGCTCGATTTGTGTTGCAGAATCCTTTTTCGTGAATGCCAAGAGTGCCTTTCAAACATTCGAGAATGCTCAGAAGGAAAATTCTGCAACATAAGCATCAAATTTTTTGCCTTCAAAGGAAAGGCATCAAACAATGGGCAGATCCATTTCGAACCATTGACAGGATATTTGTTTTATGTGTTCTGAGCTGAACAAAATCATTGACCACTTGTTTCTCCATTGTTATTGTCAGATATTCAGAAGGATTGGAGGAGGGCTCTTTTGAAATCCTTCTTAGATTTTTAGGAGGATTATCCTCCTCCCATTGCCTTCTctattttcttaataaatttcattttctatAAATAAAAAAAGGGCGATTGCCACAATCCAAGCCCAAAAAGAACCAAGCCCGCCACTCATACAAAAGCCCTACAATGCAAATGCCCTATGAAATACAGCTAAACAAAACAATTTGTAACAAGAAAATGAGGAATTGTAACAACTTACTTGAGCTCCTGCAAGCTTGTTGTCCCAACTAAGTACGCCATAATCTGGGCCTCCCCAGAAAGCACCAGCATGTCTGGCCAGACCTGGAGTAGTAGCAAGCTGGAGATAGGAAGAATTCCCGGTAGCATAATACAACCAAGCTCCTCCCCATATGAACTCATCCCAGTAACTAGTGGAATTATAGAAAAGTGAAGGATCTGAACCGCTTGCACTGTATCTGCCACGCTGTTGCCTAGAAAATTTAAATAGGGTTTTGGCACCATGAACAAGTTTCTCTGAGTAGGCGTTGTTATCTTTGAAAACAATGGATGCTGAGGCCAAAGCAGCAGCCATTTCTGCTGCCAGATCCGAGCAGCTATGACATTCATACACAGGCCGCTGATAATCAATATCCTCAGGACGCATCCAACAATAGTGATCATTAGGATCAGTTCCACCTGAAGTATCCCCTACCCCAACCTGTCACAAAAAGTCAAAAAGAGAGCTGCTGGATTATACCACATCCTCCATGTATAACTGAAAATTTTGCACAATGTACAAAagaagaatgagagagagagagagagagagaacagaagGATAATACTGCATCTCTACATATTACTCAAAATCTGTGCGcacaaaaaaaaaagacatcTTAATTAGGTGCATTTAAACCAAAAAGAAATGTAATTTGGTGAGCAAAACTGAAGCATGTCCACCTGAAAAGAAAGTCTGCATAGTAAAAATAGCAACGGCGACAGACATAATGCCGAAAATTTTGTGTATAGAACACCAGAATACCAACAAAATGCTGGGAAACAACTAGTGAAAGATAAATTGTTCATCAGCAAAACAagttaactttaaaaaaaaaaagggcagcttGGTACACAAAACTTCTTcgtccggggaaggggcggaccacaacaagtctatagtacgcagccttaccttgcatttttacaagaggctgtttccatgcctcgaacccatgacctccagGTCATATGGCGACAAACTTATCATTACGCCTAAGCTCCCTTTCAAAGCAAGTTAACTAAATTGACCAAAAAATGGGCATATTTTACCTGTGCAGCAATTGAGTCTATCGTATCAGCAGAGGAGTTAAAGGTCTTGAGAAGGTAATCTGTCCCCCACTTGATTACATCTTTGACATGGTTGAGCTCCCCAGCAGCTTCATACTTCGCACTGTACTCAATCACACTCCAACTCAACATGGTCATGGCAAAAGATGCAGGGAAGTTGAACTTAATTGCATCTCCAGCATCAAAATAGCCACCCACAAGATTTTTTATAACAGATGATGAATCGGACTTGCCATCATTCAAGCAGGAGTTTCCTCTCCAAGAAACATTATTATGCCTTGGGAGTTTTCCAGCTACAAATAAAGAGGGGAAGGTGTAACTGTGTAAGAAATCAAATATATTAAGGCTctatttggatcaaggatttcaTTTGaggaaatgaaagaaaagaaaaaataataaggaAATGCATTTTCCATTGTGCTTCTCTCTATATCGAATACtagtaaaaatgaaattttttcttacataattaaaaattaagaaaaataaaatattaataatgtgtaaaatcaaatttttctccattaatttgctatatattttatttccttttcacTTTCCTCAATAAGCAAAAACCAAAAAAGTGcattccttattttcctttcctttcccttttGTGATGTTTTCCAAGTTTCAGACTGGGCGTATACAACACAGAACAATAAGAGTTATACCTAATAAAGAATTTAGAGATAAACATCAAGATCAATTAGTCAATTTGTTTGCTCGTCTTTTAATATGGACAGGCATAAGAGCAGGACAGCATTTAGTGTATGGATTATGGAGAATGTTATGAGAATAATGACATAGCAAACACAAAAGGGAAATGCACccaaaaaaaaacatgaaaatgaaAGAAGATCATactgaaaggaaaattttgatcaCATCCCATCTTCTGAATGGTAAATTTAGTAAGCTGATGCTTTCAAGTTTTTACTTAATCCCAGCTACTCCCAAAATAAATCAGGTTACATAAAGAAACAAAGAGCAAGGATAAGAAGAAAATATACAAGCAAAACCTGCAGACACGCTAAAATTTTGGGTTGGTTCCCCACCTTTTTCTTATCCACCATATCCTTCCattttgtattatattaaatATGAAACTAAAATCAAGCTAGACCTGTCATATCAATATGGACTAAAATCAAGATTTACCAAGTGGTGCGTCTCGCTTAAAGCATCATATGGATTAAAAAATCAGCTAACTTTGATAGTGCAACAAATGAAAGAAATTATATATTAGTTAGACTTAACCAATTGCCATAAAATTTGTCGAAAATATTGGCCTAAAAGATTAAATGGTGAAATTTCGACTAAATTCTATACACTTCCGCCCTTAAGTTGGATTCATTATATGGTATGATGTGACCTCTTTTCCACGATAATGTGATGATAAAATGACCAAAAAATTGGAGGAAACTTGAAAGTGAGGAATGGAGAGCAAGTGAGCAACCGAACCTAAAAGTGCATGCAGAgagagaggggaaaaaaaaaaaaagcatgggATCTGAGGAAGCATTGAGTGGGAGAACAAGCAAGAACTAACATAAAAAGGTTTGACAGATTAAAGAGGCAGTGGATAAACAGTACTACGAGAAGTAGGTTCGGAGTGTAGGAAAGGGAACATACAGCGCTGGGCGTTGAAGAACATGAGAGCCTTCCGGAGGGCGAGGGTGTAATTGTCGGGAGGAGCGTGGGAGTGGTGATGACGGGGGACGGTCTTGACGATGAGAGTGATGAAGCCGGCGAGGAAGCCGGCGGCGAGGATGGTGCCAACGGTCCAGACAAAGATCTTGCGGCTGACGATGATGCAACCCAGATCGAcgtacttcttcttcttcttctgctcgGTGGGGCCCAGCAGCCAGCTCTGCTGCGTCTCGTCGAGAGGCCTGGACAGCGCCGCCCTGTCCAAGTCCTGGAGGTTCCTGCTTCTGTCGTCGTCGGTGGCGGAGTCCGCCGCGTTTATCTCCAGCGGACCCCCCCACGGATCTCTCCCGTACATGCTCATCTCACCGTCTTCCTAGTTAATTCGTTCCTTTTTTAACTTTTTCTTCCTTGCTTGAATTCCTTCGATGGACCAACGGGATTATATATGTATGGATCCCCAAATTTCAGAGAAAAGCCCGCACCGACAGAGGAGGCAACTAAAAATTAAGATAAGCGACGATCTTCCAATTCCAAGAAAAAGCAGAAATGACTAGAGATTAGTGGAGATGAAAATTCACGTACAGCGATAGATAAGAAAGCAATCCCCCCGGAACCTGGATAGATCTACAAATCTAACCCTGTTCTGACTCTGATTCTGGGGCGGATCGAAGTGGACTCTAATGAGGTAAGGCGTAGGAGGGAGGAGCTCAGAGCCAGTGTCCAGCGAGTGAACAATAATAGCGCTGCTGGATATTGGAATGCTCCACTGCGACAAGCGGGGCTGGCTTTTGAGATTGGAGGATGGGACATGGAACCTGCCCTTTctcaatatttttttctttact from Malania oleifera isolate guangnan ecotype guangnan chromosome 9, ASM2987363v1, whole genome shotgun sequence carries:
- the LOC131164745 gene encoding endoglucanase 25-like produces the protein MSMYGRDPWGGPLEINAADSATDDDRSRNLQDLDRAALSRPLDETQQSWLLGPTEQKKKKKYVDLGCIIVSRKIFVWTVGTILAAGFLAGFITLIVKTVPRHHHSHAPPDNYTLALRKALMFFNAQRSGKLPRHNNVSWRGNSCLNDGKSDSSSVIKNLVGGYFDAGDAIKFNFPASFAMTMLSWSVIEYSAKYEAAGELNHVKDVIKWGTDYLLKTFNSSADTIDSIAAQVGVGDTSGGTDPNDHYCWMRPEDIDYQRPVYECHSCSDLAAEMAAALASASIVFKDNNAYSEKLVHGAKTLFKFSRQQRGRYSASGSDPSLFYNSTSYWDEFIWGGAWLYYATGNSSYLQLATTPGLARHAGAFWGGPDYGVLSWDNKLAGAQVLLSRLRLFLSPGYPYEEMLRTFHNQTSIIMCSFLPDFTSFNRTKGGLIQLNHGRPQPLQYIVNAAFLATVYSDYLEAADTPGWYCGPNFYSTEVLREFAKTQIDYILGKNPRRMSYVVGFGNHFPRHIHHRGASIPKNKIKYNCKGGWKWRDTSKPNPNTIVGAMVAGPDKHDGFRDVRTNYNYTEPTLAGNAGLVAALVALSGEKNTGIDKNTIFSAVPPMFPTPPPPPAPWKP